Genomic segment of Pontibacter liquoris:
TTCGATAAAGCCCATGTGGTTTACGCGGGCGTGTACGCACAGCGAAGAGATCAGACCAATGTTCGGTCCTTCCGGTGTTTCGATGGTACAAAGACGACCGTAGTGCGTGTAGTGAACGTCACGTACTTCGAAACCGGCACGCTCTCTTGACAGACCGCCTGGTCCTAGGGCAGATACACGACGCTTGTGCGTCACTTCTGCCAACGGGTTGGTCTGGTCCATGAACTGCGACAGCTGGTTTGTTCCGAAGAACGAGTTGATCACAGAAGACAGGGTACGCGCGTTGATCAGGTCAACCGGCTTGAAATCTTCGTTGTCACGCACGTTCATACGTTCTTTGATGGTACGGGCCATACGGGCCAGACCAACGCCAAACTGTGCATACAACTGCTCGCCTACCGTTCTTACACGGCGGTTGCTCAAGTGGTCAATATCATCTACTACTGCTCTGGAGTTGATCAGGCCGATCAGGTACTTCACGATCAGCACGATGTCTTCGTTGGTCAGTACTTTTGCATCCCAGTTGGTATCCAGTCCCAGTTTCTTATTGATTCTGTAACGGCCTACTTCACCCAGGTCATACCGCTTGTCAGAGAAGAATAGCTTCTGAATAATATCACGGGCTGTTTCAACGTCCGGTGCCTCTGTGTTTCGCAATTGGCGGTAGATCTGCTCTACGGCTTCCTGCTCAGAGTTGGAGTTGTCTTTCTGCAGCGTGTTATAGATAATCGCGTAATCGGCAATGTTCACATTCTCGCGGTGCAGGATAATAGACTGCACGCCGGAGTTGGTGATCACGTCAATATCGTCGGCTGAAATTTCAGAGTCACGCTCCAGGATCACTTCGTTTCTGTCAATAGAAACAACTTCACCGGTATCTTCATCCACGAAGTCTTCTGTCCATGTTCTTAAAACACGTGCAGCCAGACGTCTGCCAACAGCGTTCTTCAAATTAGCCTTTGTTGCCGGTATCTCTTCCGAAAGACCAAACAGATCCAGGATATCTTTATCGGTGCCATACCCGATGGCACGCAGCAAGGTAGTAACAGGGAACTTCTTCTTACGGTCGATGTAAGCATACATCACGTTGTTCACGTCCGTAGCGAATTCAACCCAGGAACCTTTAAATGGAATAATTCTGGCAGAATATAACTTTGTTCCATTCGTGTGTTTGCTTTGCGCAAAGAAAACACCCGGCGAGCGGTGTAGCTGCGACACGATCACGCGTTCAGCACCATTGATGACGAAAGAACCTTTTTCCGTCATGTATGGGATGTTACCTAAGAATACCTCCTGCTCTATTGTTTCGAAATCTTCGTTGTCTTCGTCGTTACAGATCAGGCGCAGTTTTGCCTTTAGGGGTACCGAATAGGTTAAGCCCCTGTCGATGCTTTCATCAACAGAGTATTTTGGAGGGTCAATGTGATAATCGATAAACTCCAGTACGAAGTTCTCGCGTGAATCGGAGATTGGAAAGTTCTCGGCAAATACTTTGAACAGTCCTTCCTGTGCCCTATTTTCAGCGGGGGTTTCCAGCTGAAAAAAATCCTGAAACGATTGTAACTGAACATCTAGGAAGTCAGGGTAATCGATAACAGGATTGATAGAGGCAAAATTGATTCTTTCTGTCGTCTTATTCTTAGCCAAAGCCTTGGAATTTTACGTTTAAAATCAGTTATGTGCACACAGAGTCCAAAACAACTGTGGGCAAAAAAGAATTCAAATTAATTTTGAATCCATATACAAACAGGAAAAGACCTGACGAATCTGCCAGGTCTACCTGTTCTCGGTATGTTGGTAAGTGAGATTATTTAACCTCTACTTCAGCACCAGCTTCTTCCAATGATTTCTTCAAAGAATCTGCTTCGTCTTTCGCCACACCTTCTTTCAAAGGCTTAGGAGCGCTATCAACTAATTCTTTAGCCTCTTTCAGACCAAGACCAGTCAATTCTTTTACCAGCTTAACAACCGCTAGTTTAGAGGCACCTGCTGACTTAAGGATTACGTCAAAAGAAGTTTGTTCTTCTGCAGCAGCTCCTCCTTCAGCACCACCACCACCAGCAACCATTACTGGAGCAGCAGCAGCAGGCTCGATGCCATACTCGTCCTTAAGAATAGTAGCTAGTTCATTAACCTCTTTAACAGTTAAGTTTACTAACTGCTCAGCGAATGCTTTCAAATCTGCCATTTTTATTGAAATTAAAAGTTACTTATTGATTACGTTTTTAAATTATTCTTTTTCAGATAAGGTCTTCAGAATACCGGCCAGTTTGCCACCGCTGCTCTGGAGAGCAGAAATAACGTTCTTAGCTGGAGACTGAAGCATTGCGATCACATCAGCGATTACCTCTGCTTTCGATTTCACCTTCGTTAAGGCGTCAAGCTGCTCGTCGCCTACATAGATGCCTGCATCGATAAAGGCACCTTTCAGAAGCGGAAGCGCATTGCCTTTCTTTCTGAAGTCCTGGATCAGTTTAGCCGGGGCATTTCCTGACTCAGTTGAAAACAGGATGCCGGAAGCGCCTTTCAACACACCATCAAGGGCTGATGTATCAGCATCCAGCGTATCTAATGCTTTCTTGATAAGTGTGTTCTTGTATACTTTGTACTCGATGCCACGATCGAATGCCAATCTCCTGAATGCGTTGATGCCTGCAACACTCATCGTAGAAGCATCAGTGATGTAGAAGTAGTTAGTGTTAGCTAACTTCTCGCTCAGGTCCCGTACGATTATCTCTTTTTCTTCCCTGGTCATGTTCTTAGATAGCTAAATTCTTGTCTACTGTTACAGCGGGGCTCATGGTGCTGGACAACGTGATGCTCCTGATGTAAGTTCCTTTTGCAGAAGCAGGCTTCAAACGAGTCAGGGTCTGAATTACTTCCGCTGCGTTAGCGGCCAGTTGCTCTGCAGAGAAAGATACTTTGCCAACGCTGGTGTGGATGATACCGAATTTGTCAACTTTAAAGTCGATCTTACCGGCTTTTACCTCTTTTACAGCTTTCGCTACATCCTGTGTAACAGTACCAGACTTCGGGTTTGGCATCAGGTTACGCGGGCCCAGAATACGACCTAAGCGACCTACTTTGGCCATAACGGCAGGCATCGTGATGATCACGTCCACATCCGTCCATCCTTTTTCGATTTTCTGAATGTAATCATCCAGTCCTACAAAGTCGGCACCGGCATCTTTTGCTTCCTGCTCTTTGTCAGGAGTAACCAGGGCAAGAACTTTGATATCTTTACCAGTACCATGGGGCAGGGTAACAATACCACGTACCATCTGGTCGGCCTTACGCGGGTCTACACCCAGGCGCACGTCGATATCCACAGAGGCATCAAATTTAGTGTACGTAATCTCTTTTACGACACCGGCTGCGTCTGCTAAAGCATACTCTTTTGTAAGGTCAGCTTTCTCTAAAGCTGCTTTCCTTTTCTTTGAAATCTTCGCCATATCCTTCAGCTAATTATTCGTTCCACGGAGCGTTACCAGACACTGTAATGCCCATGCTTCTGGCAGTACCGGCTACTTGTCTCATAGCGGCTTCTACTTTGAAAGCATTTAGATCAGGCATTTTCGTTTCTGCAATCTCTCTGATCTGATCCCAGGTTACTGAACCTACTTTGTTACGGTTTGGCTCTTTCGAACCACCCTTGATCTTAGCAGCATCCATTAACAATACAGGAGCAGGTGGAGTTTTCACCACGAAGTCGAAGGACTTATCTGCGTACATTGTAATCAATACTGGTAACACTTGCCCAGGCTTATCCTGTGTTCTGGCATTAAACTGCTTGCAGAACTCCATGATATTAAGACCTTTAGAACCAAGTGCAGGTCCAACCGGTGGCGATGGATTCGCGGCACCTCCCTTTATCTGAAGTTTCAGATAACCTTTTATTTCCTTTGCCATTATTTATTTACTACGATTCTT
This window contains:
- the rplL gene encoding 50S ribosomal protein L7/L12, whose translation is MADLKAFAEQLVNLTVKEVNELATILKDEYGIEPAAAAPVMVAGGGGAEGGAAAEEQTSFDVILKSAGASKLAVVKLVKELTGLGLKEAKELVDSAPKPLKEGVAKDEADSLKKSLEEAGAEVEVK
- the rplK gene encoding 50S ribosomal protein L11; translation: MAKEIKGYLKLQIKGGAANPSPPVGPALGSKGLNIMEFCKQFNARTQDKPGQVLPVLITMYADKSFDFVVKTPPAPVLLMDAAKIKGGSKEPNRNKVGSVTWDQIREIAETKMPDLNAFKVEAAMRQVAGTARSMGITVSGNAPWNE
- the rplA gene encoding 50S ribosomal protein L1 codes for the protein MAKISKKRKAALEKADLTKEYALADAAGVVKEITYTKFDASVDIDVRLGVDPRKADQMVRGIVTLPHGTGKDIKVLALVTPDKEQEAKDAGADFVGLDDYIQKIEKGWTDVDVIITMPAVMAKVGRLGRILGPRNLMPNPKSGTVTQDVAKAVKEVKAGKIDFKVDKFGIIHTSVGKVSFSAEQLAANAAEVIQTLTRLKPASAKGTYIRSITLSSTMSPAVTVDKNLAI
- the rplJ gene encoding 50S ribosomal protein L10; this encodes MTREEKEIIVRDLSEKLANTNYFYITDASTMSVAGINAFRRLAFDRGIEYKVYKNTLIKKALDTLDADTSALDGVLKGASGILFSTESGNAPAKLIQDFRKKGNALPLLKGAFIDAGIYVGDEQLDALTKVKSKAEVIADVIAMLQSPAKNVISALQSSGGKLAGILKTLSEKE